The Moraxella haemolytica genome window below encodes:
- a CDS encoding tRNA nucleotidyltransferase, whose protein sequence is MKVYLVGGAVRDALLGLPVKDKDFVVVGADFDTMKSLGFNQVGADFPVFLHPDTHFEYALARVERKNGLGYQGFSTDTKGISLVDDLLRRDLTINALAVEVVGLFDDKPKTGEVIDFYGGLTDLQNKTLRHISPAFSEDPLRILRTVRFLARYFAHGFKIADETIVLMQTMSNDGELSHLSRERLWAESVKAMENGTGHIYWQALKDLAILPHFLAELDACWQNDTVFKQAIDDLTLAKNCNIAVQFAILCSGYLGDDNLNKQLVAKIAHQLNTPKYPIQIANLLTEFDDIFNQKINATDVLNLIEKTKAHQGNTQTLNDVLTTIFIIHRGLITNQNKIAQMIHQAIKLYKSVSINDISPQLTGREIHMALSSVRQDKIKHLINEYFSYE, encoded by the coding sequence ATGAAAGTCTATTTAGTCGGTGGTGCGGTGCGAGATGCACTACTTGGTCTGCCCGTCAAGGATAAAGATTTTGTTGTCGTGGGGGCGGATTTTGATACAATGAAGTCGCTTGGATTTAATCAAGTGGGGGCAGATTTTCCTGTATTTTTGCATCCTGATACCCATTTTGAGTACGCTTTAGCCCGTGTGGAACGAAAAAACGGATTGGGCTATCAGGGATTTTCTACTGACACAAAAGGCATAAGTCTTGTTGATGATTTGTTAAGGCGGGATTTAACCATTAACGCCTTAGCAGTGGAGGTGGTAGGGCTGTTTGATGACAAGCCAAAAACAGGCGAAGTGATTGATTTTTATGGTGGATTAACTGATTTACAAAACAAAACACTACGCCACATCTCTCCTGCTTTTAGTGAAGACCCACTACGCATTTTACGCACGGTAAGATTTTTGGCACGCTATTTTGCACACGGTTTTAAAATCGCTGACGAAACAATCGTACTCATGCAAACAATGTCAAACGATGGCGAGCTATCTCACCTTAGTCGTGAACGCTTATGGGCAGAAAGCGTAAAGGCAATGGAGAATGGCACAGGGCATATTTATTGGCAGGCATTGAAAGATTTGGCGATTTTACCCCATTTTTTGGCAGAATTGGATGCGTGCTGGCAAAATGACACGGTTTTTAAACAAGCGATTGATGATCTAACTTTGGCAAAAAATTGCAACATAGCAGTACAGTTTGCTATTTTATGCAGCGGTTATTTGGGTGATGACAATTTAAATAAACAGTTAGTCGCTAAAATCGCCCACCAATTAAACACACCCAAATACCCTATCCAAATCGCCAACTTATTGACAGAGTTTGATGATATTTTTAATCAAAAAATCAATGCAACTGATGTGCTTAATCTGATAGAGAAAACCAAAGCTCATCAAGGCAACACACAAACCCTAAATGATGTATTGACCACCATCTTTATCATTCATCGTGGCTTAATAACCAATCAAAATAAGATAGCCCAAATGATACATCAGGCAATCAAACTCTATAAAAGCGTAAGCATCAATGACATCAGCCCCCAGCTAACAGGCAGGGAAATTCATATGGCGTTAAGTAGCGTAAGACAAGACAAAATCAAGCATTTAATCAACGAGTATTTTTCTTATGAATAA